A genomic region of Pseudoalteromonas rubra contains the following coding sequences:
- a CDS encoding sensor domain-containing protein — MTKTTIIKTITSVLLLLAWPTMSAPLPTGIMQNHSSTLLALVGFVTAATLLYLVILNRRTKHSLRALRHSEQRLKSTVEGSGDTLWDWNIRSGEITRINDKFMLDTTPGTHLIPNASQIHPQDLPLVEKQLKLHFAEKTAFFEATYRVKNSLEQYHWVLDKGKIIEKDDNLNPLRMTGTIRDINHLKSTEERLNLFAKCVESLTDAIAIYDHTFRLVDLNPSYIRIFGGVREQYINTEFKLPGYDGQFINQIKAALRKSEHWQEELKLYDQTGTMLPIEISIDEIKNNHGHITNYVVVFSDLTERKKAESQLHNLSNRDRTTGLPNRNLFFTNLKKLVDQKRDHALLVFDLDNFKKINDSLGHQLGDSLLAKLAMRLNKLCRQQDTFYRLGGDEFALVMSGTNDIHTISKAAKQFLAVIATPFKMANHELVITSSVGIVLFPEDGSTPEILLKNADTAMYHAKQKGNHYLFFNDSMNEQAVKRLQIENLMRFGLKEDHFVVYYQPKMDIASGALVGMEALVRFITPKKGVISPGLFIPIAEETGQIVEIGEVVLDKACKDVKRWVDMGLFNGRVAVNLSARQFSLPDLTARIDLILQKNQLPSYFLELEITEGTVMDDPQEAISIMRSLSSRGIHLAMDDFGTGYSSLAYLKQFPLNTLKVDKAFVDDMNTERGCNMVDSIVTIAHNLGLHVVAEGVEQEQQLHQLQRLNCQTIQGYYYAKPLSAEEFEQFLHAQQSDKPTLQLVN, encoded by the coding sequence ATGACGAAAACAACAATTATAAAAACAATTACATCTGTTTTGTTGCTTCTGGCCTGGCCGACAATGAGTGCGCCCCTGCCAACAGGCATTATGCAAAATCATTCTTCGACACTGCTCGCTTTGGTGGGCTTTGTCACAGCCGCCACTTTGCTCTACCTGGTCATCTTAAACCGCCGAACAAAACACTCTCTGAGAGCACTCAGACATTCAGAGCAACGCCTCAAAAGTACCGTAGAAGGCAGTGGAGACACACTTTGGGACTGGAATATCCGCAGTGGTGAAATCACTCGTATTAACGATAAGTTCATGCTGGATACAACACCAGGCACCCACCTGATCCCCAACGCCAGCCAGATACACCCTCAGGATCTCCCGCTGGTAGAAAAGCAACTGAAACTCCACTTTGCAGAGAAAACGGCCTTTTTTGAAGCCACTTACCGGGTCAAAAACAGCCTGGAGCAGTATCACTGGGTGCTGGACAAAGGCAAAATTATAGAAAAAGATGACAATCTCAATCCACTGAGGATGACAGGCACAATTCGCGATATTAACCACCTTAAAAGTACCGAAGAGCGCCTGAACCTGTTTGCTAAATGTGTCGAATCTCTGACCGATGCCATTGCAATCTACGATCATACCTTCCGTCTGGTTGACCTGAATCCGAGCTATATTCGAATCTTTGGTGGTGTGCGTGAACAATATATCAATACCGAGTTCAAGCTCCCGGGCTATGATGGCCAGTTCATCAATCAAATCAAAGCCGCTTTGAGAAAGAGCGAGCACTGGCAGGAAGAGCTGAAACTCTACGACCAGACGGGCACTATGCTGCCAATCGAAATTTCCATTGACGAGATTAAAAATAACCATGGCCACATTACCAATTACGTGGTGGTATTCTCTGATCTGACCGAACGCAAAAAAGCAGAGTCACAACTGCACAACTTGTCAAATCGAGACCGCACTACGGGCCTGCCTAATCGAAATCTCTTCTTTACCAATCTGAAAAAGCTCGTCGACCAAAAGCGCGATCACGCTTTGCTGGTCTTTGACCTCGATAACTTTAAGAAAATTAATGACTCTCTTGGCCACCAGCTGGGAGACAGCCTGCTTGCTAAGCTCGCCATGCGCCTCAACAAACTGTGCCGTCAGCAAGATACATTTTACCGTCTGGGTGGCGATGAGTTTGCCCTGGTGATGTCGGGCACAAACGACATTCACACCATCAGTAAAGCCGCTAAACAGTTTCTGGCGGTCATTGCAACGCCGTTTAAAATGGCCAACCATGAGCTGGTGATCACCTCATCCGTGGGCATTGTACTATTCCCTGAAGATGGCAGCACGCCGGAGATTTTGCTGAAAAATGCGGACACGGCCATGTATCATGCCAAACAAAAAGGCAACCACTACCTGTTCTTCAATGACTCGATGAATGAACAAGCGGTTAAGCGTCTGCAAATTGAAAACCTGATGCGTTTTGGCTTAAAGGAAGATCACTTTGTCGTTTACTATCAGCCCAAAATGGACATTGCCAGTGGCGCATTGGTTGGTATGGAAGCCCTGGTCCGCTTCATCACACCGAAAAAAGGCGTGATCAGCCCGGGCTTGTTTATTCCCATCGCAGAAGAAACAGGTCAGATTGTTGAAATCGGTGAAGTGGTACTGGACAAAGCCTGTAAAGACGTCAAACGCTGGGTTGATATGGGACTATTTAATGGCCGGGTTGCCGTTAACCTGTCTGCCCGACAGTTCAGTTTACCGGACCTTACCGCTCGTATAGACCTCATCTTGCAAAAGAATCAACTTCCTTCTTATTTTCTCGAGCTGGAAATTACAGAAGGCACTGTTATGGATGATCCACAAGAAGCAATTTCAATTATGCGCTCTTTGAGCTCTCGCGGGATCCATCTGGCTATGGATGATTTTGGTACCGGCTACTCCTCACTCGCTTACCTGAAACAGTTTCCACTGAATACCCTCAAGGTAGACAAAGCATTTGTGGACGATATGAATACAGAGCGTGGCTGTAACATGGTGGATTCCATCGTTACGATTGCACATAACCTGGGTCTGCATGTTGTCGCTGAAGGCGTCGAGCAGGAACAACAGCTGCATCAGTTACAGCGTCTGAACTGCCAGACCATTCAGGGCTATTACTACGCAAAGCCGCTCTCAGCCGAAGAGTTCGAGCAATTCCTGCATGCACAGCAGTCTGACAAGCCCACACTACAGCTGGTAAACTAG